The Primulina eburnea isolate SZY01 chromosome 8, ASM2296580v1, whole genome shotgun sequence genome contains a region encoding:
- the LOC140839038 gene encoding uncharacterized protein gives MPEADVILGMDWLMKNRVLIDFQRRSMLVRPLGMEQFLYEPDRWRSFPRMISCMQAQRLIRKGFHAFLANIISTPNTHTDIIEYPDVFRDDITGLPPEREVEFAIDLVRCNVPISNAPYQLAPAEMLELKQQIQELLDKEFIDYRELNKVTIKNKYP, from the coding sequence ATGCCAGAGGCTGATGTTATtttagggatggactggctgatgaagaacagagttctgattGACTTTCAGAGAAGATCAATGTTGGTAAGACCATTGGGCATGGAACAATTTCTCTATGAGCCAGACAGgtggagaagtttccctcgcatgatctcttgcatgcaggcacaGAGACTTATACGTAAAGGGTTTCATGCATTCTTGGCCAATATTATTTCAACACCGAACACACACACTGATATCATAGAATATCCTGATGTTTTCCGTGACGAcatcacaggccttccaccagagagagaggtggagttcgcCATTGACCTTGTTCGATGCAATGTGCCAATCTCTAATGCACCGTACCAGTTGgctccagcagagatgttagagctcaaacagcaaATTCAGGAGCTCCTAGACAAAGAATTTATCGATTACCGGGAATTGAACAAGGTtacaatcaagaacaaatacccatga
- the LOC140839039 gene encoding cysteine proteinase inhibitor 5-like has product MAPKFLSLLVVTFSILLASSSIKASFAGWQAISNLTDPKVVEIGKFAVKEHNKRVNALLSFVSIVKGETQIVNGINYRLIISVTDAVAANAESNYRVVVWDKPWKKERRLISFEKIA; this is encoded by the coding sequence ATGGCACCCAAATTTCTCTCATTGCTAGTCGTTACCTTTTCAATTCTTCTTGCTTCCTCTTCGATCAAAGCCTCCTTCGCCGGTTGGCAGGCGATCAGTAACTTGACTGACCCAAAGGTGGTTGAGATAGGGAAGTTTGCGGTGAAAGAGCACAACAAGCGGGTCAATGCCTTGTTAAGCTTTGTGTCGATAGTAAAAGGAGAAACTCAAATAGTTAATGGTATTAATTACAGGCTCATCATCTCCGTCACGGATGCCGTCGCCGCAAATGCCGAAAGCAATTACCGGGTGGTTGTTTGGGACAAGCCTTGGAAGAAAGAGAGGCGCCTCATTTCATTTGAGAAGATTGCTTaa